The following coding sequences are from one Diospyros lotus cultivar Yz01 chromosome 7, ASM1463336v1, whole genome shotgun sequence window:
- the LOC127806251 gene encoding uncharacterized protein LOC127806251: protein MLRRFTDKKELLRPAKTRFATAFITLARMHSLKSNLRRMFTSEEWMTSKWVKEAGAKKVVEVILMPSFWNNVVFALKVAGPLVRVLRLVDGEKKPAMGYIYEAMDRAKEAIANSFNGDEKKYAPIFQIIDNRWDVQLHRPLHAAGWYLNPEYFYKAEHIDPEIMNGLYECIRKLNPDIKVQDQIDAELSMYNNADGFFGNYMAIRKRAEKSPAEWWASYGMSTPTLQKFAIKILSLTCSSSGCERNWSVFENLHTKRRNRLDQLRLNDLVFVKYNRALRRRYQMRDTIDPIILTDIDESNEWLTGKLDEENDKDDETVFPDDIGDGLTWSNVAAAAGVGEPSYQFRTKQTRSQLGSTSASTSKRRVTQEIEEEVSEAGTEDDEDLEEGEELRDEEEDEGVIEGDDEDIDLDVDDLLDDD, encoded by the exons ATGCTTAGAAGGTTTACTGacaagaaagagttgttgaggcctgcaaaaacacggtttgcaactgcctttatcactttggccaggatgcatagtctgaaaagcaaccttagaaggatgtttacctccgaggagtggatgacaagcaagtgggtaaaagaagcgggggctaaaaaggttgtagaagtgattttgatgccttcattttggaacaatgttgtatttgctttaaaggtggctggtccattggtgcgtgtattgcgcttagtggatggtgagaagaagcctgctatgggatacatatatgaggccatggatagggccaaagaagcgattgctaactcttttaatggggatgaaaagaagtatgcacCCATTTTTCAGATTATTGATAATCGATGGGATGTTCAGCTTCATCGCCCCTTGCACGCAGCTGGTTGGTACTTGAACCCAGAATATTTCTACAAGGCTGAACATATAGATCCAGAGATCATGAATGgcttatatgaatgcattagaaagttaaatccaGATATAAAGGTTCAAGACCAAATTGATGCTGAGCTTTCGATGTATAACAATGCAGATGGGTTCTTTGGAAACTATATGGCTATTAGAAAGAGAGCTGAGAAATCAccag ctgaatggtgggcttcatatggaatgtcaacacccacgttgcaaaaatttgcaattaaaattcttagcttgacttgtagttcatctgggtgtgaacgtaattggagtgtgtttgaaaat cttcatactaaacggagaaacaggcttgatcaacttcgtttaaacgacttggtgtttgtgaaatacaatagagcattgaggcgtcgatatcaaatgcgtgataccattgaccctatcatattgactgacattgatgaaagcaatgaatggttgactggaaaacttgatgaggagaatgataaagatgatgaaactgtttttcCAGATGACATTGGGGATGGGTTGACATGGAGTAATGTTGCTGCGGCTGCAGGAGTTGGAGAGCCTAGTTATCAATTTAGAactaaacaaactcgatcacaattgggatcaacttcggcttcgacttcaaagcggcgagtaactcaagagattgaagaggaggTAAGTGAGGCAGGgaccgaagatgatgaagacttggaagagggagaagaattgagagatgaagaagaagatgaaggggtgattgaaggggatgatgaagatattgaccttgatgttgatgatctccttgatgatgattga